One part of the Bacillus sp. FJAT-27916 genome encodes these proteins:
- a CDS encoding cupin, whose translation MKTESPTNIDFITIEQEGIVGYHKAPVPQLFLVVEGKGWVEGENKQRVTIKSGQGVFWNKGEGHLSGSEMGLTALILQSEELVSPLG comes from the coding sequence ATGAAAACAGAATCACCCACTAATATAGACTTTATCACCATAGAGCAAGAAGGAATTGTTGGTTATCACAAAGCACCAGTACCTCAGCTGTTCTTAGTAGTTGAAGGCAAAGGATGGGTAGAAGGAGAAAATAAACAAAGAGTGACAATTAAAAGTGGACAGGGAGTGTTCTGGAATAAAGGTGAAGGACATCTTAGCGGAAGTGAAATGGGATTAACCGCGTTAATCCTTCAATCAGAGGAATTGGTAAGTCCATTAGGATAA
- a CDS encoding GNAT family N-acetyltransferase — protein sequence MGYKIRKRTEEDVKEFITWTYDGIYSFYDNNIQQEKIDGFIQSVNSEKQFSVVDENNNLIGNCEFYNVEDDGETILAVGVQMKPSLTGQGNGSNFVHTVVEQGRELLNFSHLELAVVEFNKRAIRTYEKIGFKKKGKFDNEIRGNTYNFIIMAKDWR from the coding sequence ATGGGTTATAAGATTAGAAAAAGAACAGAAGAAGATGTTAAGGAATTTATTACTTGGACATATGATGGTATATATTCTTTTTATGATAACAATATCCAGCAAGAAAAAATCGATGGTTTTATCCAAAGTGTCAATTCAGAAAAACAATTCTCAGTGGTTGATGAGAACAACAATTTAATTGGGAATTGCGAATTTTATAATGTCGAAGATGATGGTGAAACGATATTAGCTGTGGGGGTGCAAATGAAACCATCTCTTACAGGACAGGGGAATGGTTCTAATTTTGTTCATACGGTGGTTGAACAAGGTAGAGAATTACTGAATTTTAGTCATTTAGAATTAGCCGTAGTTGAGTTTAACAAACGAGCGATAAGAACGTATGAGAAGATTGGCTTTAAAAAGAAGGGGAAATTTGACAATGAAATAAGAGGAAATACATATAACTTTATTATTATGGCTAAAGATTGGAGATGA
- a CDS encoding Gfo/Idh/MocA family protein: MRENLNWAVLGTGVVANEMAASLKKAGKTFYAVGNRTHSKAIDFAEKHGIGKVYNDFHEMFHDENVDIIYITTPHNTHFPFMKEALSNGKHLLVEKSITLNSEELDECIKLAEENQVVLAEAMTIFHMPIYKELKKRIDSGAMGELRMIQMNFGSYKEYDMENRFFNKKLAGGALLDIGVYAISFARWFMSEKPNQVVSQVKYAPTGVDEQAGILMMNEKQEMVTIALTLHSKQPKRGMISCDKGYIELMEYPRGQKAVITYTETGEQEVIETGNTEDALYYEMQDMEAAVKGNKEVTHLNLTKDVMDIMTEIRREWGLVYPEEEGKQ, from the coding sequence ATGAGAGAAAACTTAAACTGGGCTGTATTAGGGACAGGGGTTGTCGCAAATGAAATGGCAGCTTCCTTGAAAAAGGCGGGCAAGACCTTTTATGCTGTCGGCAACCGTACGCATAGCAAGGCGATAGATTTTGCAGAAAAGCATGGAATCGGCAAAGTATATAATGATTTCCACGAGATGTTCCATGATGAGAATGTCGATATTATTTATATCACAACACCGCATAACACTCATTTTCCATTCATGAAAGAGGCACTTTCAAACGGCAAGCATTTATTGGTAGAGAAATCAATCACCCTTAACAGTGAAGAACTGGATGAGTGCATCAAACTCGCTGAGGAGAATCAAGTCGTATTGGCAGAGGCAATGACTATCTTCCATATGCCAATCTACAAAGAACTGAAAAAACGAATCGATTCTGGTGCAATGGGCGAGCTTCGGATGATCCAGATGAATTTCGGAAGCTATAAAGAATATGATATGGAGAACCGTTTCTTTAACAAAAAGCTGGCTGGAGGCGCTCTTTTGGATATTGGCGTTTACGCAATCTCATTCGCTCGCTGGTTCATGTCTGAAAAACCAAACCAAGTCGTGAGCCAAGTGAAATACGCACCAACAGGTGTTGATGAGCAGGCGGGCATCCTCATGATGAACGAAAAGCAAGAAATGGTGACCATCGCCTTAACCTTGCACTCCAAACAGCCGAAGCGCGGAATGATTTCCTGTGACAAAGGCTATATTGAACTGATGGAATACCCAAGAGGCCAAAAAGCGGTCATTACCTATACGGAAACCGGTGAGCAGGAAGTAATCGAGACCGGAAACACCGAGGATGCGCTCTATTATGAAATGCAGGACATGGAGGCAGCCGTTAAGGGCAATAAAGAGGTAACTCATTTGAACCTGACGAAGGATGTTATGGATATCATGACGGAGATTCGCAGGGAGTGGGGACTTGTTTATCCGGAGGAAGAAGGGAAGCAATAA
- a CDS encoding CD3324 family protein: MGYKRADDLLPKELISVIQKYVDGDYLYIPRKRGNELSWGEKNGARKTLEKRNQAIYYRYNNGISKAQLAKDYHLSIKTIERIIYKHKE, from the coding sequence ATGGGATACAAAAGGGCTGATGATTTATTGCCAAAAGAATTAATATCAGTTATTCAGAAATATGTTGATGGAGATTATTTATATATCCCTAGGAAAAGAGGAAATGAGCTTTCCTGGGGAGAAAAGAATGGTGCGAGAAAAACATTAGAAAAAAGAAATCAAGCTATTTATTATAGATATAATAATGGAATATCAAAAGCTCAATTGGCTAAGGATTACCACCTCTCTATTAAAACTATAGAAAGAATTATCTATAAACATAAAGAATAG
- a CDS encoding 3-ketoacyl-ACP reductase: MAQALTNKIAFITGGARGIGKATAIALAKEGVHIGLLARKEATLKEAAAEIESLGVKVAYASADVSSKEQVEAAIETLTSQLGTADILINNAGIASFGKVVEMDPEEWKKIIDTNLLGTYYVTRAVLPQLVEKNGGDIINISSTNGLNGAATSSAYSASKFAVIGFTESLAQEVRRNNIRVSALTPSTVATDLALDLDLMKENNDAKYIQPEDIAEFIVDQLKINPRMYVKTASFIATNPF; encoded by the coding sequence GTGGCACAAGCATTAACAAATAAAATTGCCTTTATCACAGGCGGAGCAAGAGGAATTGGCAAGGCAACGGCTATTGCCTTAGCCAAAGAGGGAGTTCATATTGGACTGCTTGCACGTAAAGAGGCTACATTGAAGGAAGCAGCAGCTGAGATTGAGAGTCTTGGAGTGAAGGTTGCTTATGCATCTGCGGACGTTTCATCCAAAGAGCAGGTTGAGGCAGCTATTGAAACATTGACCAGCCAATTAGGTACGGCTGATATTCTCATTAACAATGCGGGTATTGCCTCATTCGGCAAGGTGGTTGAAATGGATCCGGAAGAGTGGAAGAAAATCATTGATACGAATCTGCTTGGCACCTATTATGTGACAAGAGCCGTACTTCCTCAGCTAGTTGAGAAAAACGGTGGGGATATCATTAATATCTCTTCAACCAACGGATTGAATGGAGCGGCGACATCAAGTGCCTACAGCGCATCAAAATTCGCGGTCATCGGGTTCACAGAATCCCTTGCCCAGGAGGTGCGCCGCAATAATATTCGCGTGTCAGCCTTGACACCGAGCACTGTTGCGACAGATCTTGCACTCGATTTGGATCTTATGAAGGAAAACAATGATGCGAAATATATCCAGCCGGAGGATATCGCTGAATTTATCGTGGATCAGCTGAAAATTAATCCGCGCATGTATGTGAAAACAGCAAGCTTTATCGCAACCAACCCATTTTAA
- a CDS encoding nucleoside 2-deoxyribosyltransferase: MKFYIASSFKNIEKVRYVSKILKEKGFTHTYDWTLNENITTLEELKEIGQKETNAVIEADFVVVLLPAGKGSHVELGIAIGNSKKIYLYSSDNEVDNLETTSTFYQLSEINKCIGTLDELVNIIDVNEKSFLS; the protein is encoded by the coding sequence ATGAAATTTTATATTGCTTCTAGCTTTAAGAACATAGAAAAGGTTAGATATGTTAGTAAAATATTGAAAGAAAAAGGATTCACCCATACATACGATTGGACTCTAAATGAAAACATTACTACATTAGAGGAACTTAAGGAGATAGGTCAAAAGGAGACCAATGCTGTAATAGAAGCTGACTTTGTTGTAGTTTTATTACCAGCAGGAAAAGGCAGCCACGTTGAACTTGGAATTGCTATTGGTAATAGTAAGAAAATCTATCTTTATTCATCAGACAATGAAGTAGATAACCTAGAAACCACAAGTACTTTTTATCAATTGTCTGAAATCAATAAGTGCATTGGAACCTTAGATGAATTAGTAAACATAATAGATGTAAATGAAAAAAGTTTCTTAAGCTAA